GTACGTACACCACGGAGGGCTCGACCACGACGGCCACGCCGACCACCGTGGAGTGGGAGGCCGAGTCGTACGACATGGGCGGCCACGACACGTACATGCACAAGGAGATCTCCGAGCAGGCCGACGCCGTGGACCGCGTCCTGCGCGGCCGGATCGACGACCGGTTCTCCACCGTGCACCTGGGCGGCCTCAACCTGGACGCCCGCGAGGCGCGCGGGGTGCGCCGGATCAAGATCCTCGGCTGCGGCACCTCGTACCACGCGGGCCAGATCGGCGCCCAGCTGATCGAGGAGCTGGCCCGCATCCCCGCCGACGCCGAGCCGGCCTCCGAGTTCCGCTACCGCAACCCGGTCGTGGACCCCGACACCCTGTACGTCGCGGTCTCCCAGTCGGGCGAGACGTACGACGTCCTGGCGGCCGTCCAGGAGCTGAAGCGCAAGGGCGCCCGGGTCCTCGGCGTCGTCAACGTGGTGGGCTCCGCGATCGCCCGGGAGGCCGACGGCGGTACGTACGTCCACGCGGGGCCGGAGGTCTGCGTGGTCTCCACCAAGTGCTTCACCAACACCGTGGTCGCCTTCGCGCTGCTCGCCCTGCACCTGGGCCGGATCCGTGACCTGTCGGTCGCGGACGGCAAGCGGATCATCGACGGGCTGCGCCGGCTGCCGGACCAGATCAGCGAGATCCTGGCGGGCGAGGACGAGATCAAGCGGCTCGCGGCGGAGTACGCGGACGCCAAGTCGATGATGTTCATCGGCCGGGTGCGCGGCTATCCGGTGGCCCGCGAGGCCTCGCTGAAGCTGAAGGAGGTCTCGTACATCCACGCCGAGGCCTACCCGGCCTCCGAGCTGAAGCACGGCCCGCTCGCGCTGATCGAGCCCGCGATGCCGACCGTGGCGATCGTGCCGGACGACGACCTGCTGGAGAAGAACCGCGCCGCGATGGAGGAGATCAAGGCCCGCAGCGGCCGTATCCTCGCCGTCGCCCACCAGGTGCAGGAGAAGGCCGACCACACCATCGTCGTGCCGAAGAACGAGAACGAGCTGGACCCGATCCTCATGGGCATCCCGCTCCAGCTGTTCGCGTACCACACGGCCCTCGCGATGGGCCGTGACATCGACAAGCCGCGCAACCTGGCGAAGTCCGTGACGGTCGAGTAGACGGCGGTTCGCAGACCTTGGGCCCCGTACCGTCACGAAGACGGTACGGGGCCCAACGCGTGCCGTTCCAGGGCTTTCTGGCGGCGCCTCAGGAATGCGGGCGGCCCTCAGGGAATGACGATGACGGGGCGCTGCGCGCGGCGGGCGAGGCGGCCGGCCACGGACCCGAAGATGCGGCCGACGATGCCGTGCGTGGAGCCCACGACGATCGCGTCGGCGGCGTACTCCCGGCCGACCTCCTCCAGTTCGTGGCAGATGTCGCCACCGCGCTCGACGAGCACCCAGGGCACCTCGGAGAGGTAGTCCGCGCAGGCCAGTTCCAGGCCGAGGACCTCGGTGCGGTGATCGGGGACGTCGACGAAGACGGGGGGCTCGCAGCCCGCCCAGACCGTGGTCGGCAGCCGGTTGGCGACGTGGACGATGATCAGACCGGAGCCGGAGCGTCCGGCCATGCCGATGGCGTAGGCGAGAGCCCGCTCGCTGGACGTGGAGCCGTCGAAACCGACCACGACTCCGTGCCGGAAGGCGGGATCGCACGCATGGCGTGCTTCTTCGACCGTCCGCGGCTCCGACCCTGGGTCGGCTACCGGCTTGCGGTCTTTGGGTTCAGGGATTTCGTGACCGGCCATCGGTGTCTCGGCGAAGAGAGTCCTCGTGAGGAGGGAAACGGTTTCGAGAGGTGCATCAGCTGGTGGTGAAGCTCTGTCCGGGAATCATCTTCCCAACCCCATACCCCCAAGGGTACGGCGTCACTCCTCCACCGCCCAGACCCCCGCAAAAGCGTGCGTGACGCTGGAGGGAGCATGCCCGACCCTGTCTGCGTTGGCAATGCCGGTTGTGTCGTACACGGGCCTCGGAGGGGGCGAACAAGGTCCGCCGTCCTGTTTTTCGCGGCGGCCGGCGACCACCCGGCACACCCGGCGGCGAGGCCCGCACCCGGTCCCTGTTGGCCACACCGTCACCGGGCCACCACCCCGGGGCACGGCGCCGCGACGGGCCCGACGCGACTTCCGTTCGAGCCGGACCCGGCGATCGCGCCCGGACCGGCGGACGGCACGGTCCACCGGACCGCCCCCGGCCGACGCCCCGCCCGCGCCCGAGGCCCGCGATTCTGGGGCACCACGGCCCATCGGTCGGTCACCCGGCCCCGCGGAGCCTCGTCCCCGTCCGCGTCGCCACGGCCCGCCGTATCCGCCCGCGGTGGTCCGAACACGCCATGATTCACGGCGTCGAGGGAGCGCACCGGCGCGGCCGTCAGGCGCCGGTTGTGCGCCCGGCGTGACCGGATACAGCACACACAACCGATGGTTTTCAGCCAACTTCACCTGGGTGCCCAACCCTTCCGCAGATGGCCGGACAGCCCACCGCCCACCAGGCAGGAACGGACCGCGCGGTACGCTTTCACCCGACGCGGACGGGCCACGTTGTCGAAGGGCACTTCCCTGTGCGCTTCGCAGGTGAAACGCTTCGTGATCGAACGCTTCACGCCACGTTTCCTTATCGACATTGAGCTGGTGGGGGAAGGTGTCACGGCGGGACCACGCGACGCAGTAGATTCGATCTTGGAAATCGGAGACTGGGGACACGTGCGACACCGAGGGGAAACGTGCAGGAGCGACAGGCCCGTAAGGACCAGGGAGACGCGAACACCGAGGGGGGCTTAGCGTCATGAGCCAGGACTCCGCCGCCGCGACGGAGGCCGCACGCAAGCTGACCGGGCGGCGACGCCGGGAAGTCGTTGCCGTGCTGCTGTTCAGCGGCGGCCCTATCTTCGAGAGCTCCATCCCGCTCTCCGTTTTCGGAATCGACCGGCAGGACGCGGGAGTTCCCCGCTACCGCCTGCTCGTCTGCGGCGGCGAGGAAGGACCGCTGCGCACCACCGGTGGGCTCGAACTCACCGCGCCGTACGGCCTGGAGGCGATCAGCAGAGCCGGCACCGTGGTGGTGCCCGCCTGGCGGTCGATCACCTCGCCGCCGCCCGCCGAGGCACTGGACGCGCTGCGGCGCGCCCACGAGGAGGGCGCCCGCATCGTCGGTCTGTGCACGGGAGCCTTCGTGCTCGCGGCCGCCGGCCTGCTGGACGGCCGGCCGGCCACCACACACTGGATGTACGCACCGACGCTGGCCAAGCGCTATCCGTCGGTGCACGTCGATCCGCGCGAGCTGTTCGTGGACGACGGTGATGTGCTCACCTCCGCCGGCACGGCCGCCGGGATCGATCTCTGCCTCCATATAGTCCGCACCGATCACGGCACGGAAGCCGCGGGGGCACTCGCCCGCCGGCTCGTCGTGCCGCCGCGGCGCAGTGGCGGGCAGGAGCGCTACCTGGACAGGTCTTTACCGGAGGAGATCGGCTCCGACCCGCTCGCCGAGGTCGTGGCCTGGGCCCTGGAGCATCTGCACGAGCAGTTCGACGTGGAGACGCTCGCCGCGCGCGCCTACATGAGCAGGCGGACCTTCGACCGCAGGTTCCGTTCGCTCACCGGCAGCGCACCGCTGCAGTGGCTGATCACCCAGCGGGTGCTGCAGGCGCAGCGGCTGCTGGAGACCTCCGACTACTCGGTCGACGAGGTCGCCGGCCGCTGCGGCTTCCGCTCCCCGGTCGCGCTGCGCGGGCACTTCCGCCGCCAGCTCGGCTCCTCCCCCGCCGCGTACCGGGCCGCCTATCGGGCCCGCCGTCCGCAGGGGGTGGCGGAGAGCGCCGCGACGGTGGTCGAGACGATGGTGCCCAGCCAGGGGCCACCGTCCGGACGCCGGGGCTCGCCCCTGTCCTCCTCGGCCGTCGCCATGGCGGCGTCGGTGGGGTCCGGGGAGCTGTCCCTGCCGGGCCCTGACGCGTACGTTCCCGGACGCCCGGCTCTGCCGGGACAGCGGAGTGCCCCGTAGGGTGGGGCGCATGAACGACCGCATGGTGTGGATCGACTGCGAGATGACCGGGCTCTCGTTGACGGACGACGCACTCATCGAGGTGGCCGCCCTGGTCACCGACTCGGAGTTGAACGTGCTCGGCGAAGGGGTGGACATCGTGATCCGCCCGCCGGACGCGGCCCTGGAGACCATGCCCGAGGTGGTGCGGCAGATGCACACCGCCTCGGGCCTCCTCGACGAGCTGGCCGGGGGCACCACCCTGGCGGAGGCCGAGGAGCAGGTCCTGGCCTATGTCCGTGAGCATGTGAAGGAGCCCGGCAAGGCCCCGCTCTGCGGAAACTCGGTCGGCACCGACCGGGGGTTCCTGGCGCGGGACATGCGGGAGCTGGAGGGCTACCTCCACTACCGGATCGTGGACGTGTCCTCGGTCAAGGAGCTGGCCCGGCGCTGGTATCCCCGGGCGTACTTCAACAGCCCGGCCAAGAACGGCAACCACCGGGCGCTGGCGGACATCCGTGACTCCATCACGGAGCTCCGCTACTACCGGGAGGCGGTCTTCGTGCCGCAGCCCGGCCCGGACTCCGAGCGCGCCAAGGAGATCGCGGCGCGTTTGTCGGCCCCGGCCGCACCGTAGGAACCCGCTGGTCACGGGCGCGCGAGCGCCCGTGGACCGGCCCCGGGAAACGGGGGCGCGAGCACCCTCCCGGACCCTGTACACTTTTTCTCGGCCGGTCGGAAACGACCGGGCGACATGGTGGGTATAGCTCAGCTGGCAGAGCACCTGGTTGTGGTCCAGGATGTCGCGGGTTCAAGTCCCGTTACTCACCCTGAGGGAAGGGCCCCGGTCTTCGGACCGGGGCCCTTCTTCATGCCTGCGGGCCTGCTGCGGGGCGGTGTGCCGCCCGTCACTCAGAAGGTGACGTCGGAGCAGGCGTAGAAGGCGTTGCCGGTGTCCGCGATGGTCCAGACGCCGAGGATCAGGTGCTTGCCCGACTTCTGCGGCAGGTTGCCCGCGTGCGTGACCGTCGCTCCCGGCTGCCGCCCGCCGAAGGGCACGGTGAGGAACGGCTGCGGGTCCAGGTCGGCCCGGGTCAGGGGCTTCGCCGGGTCGTAGCCGTCCTTGGTGACGTAGTACCGGAAGTCGGTCGTGGCGTGCCGGGCGGTGATCCGCCAGCGGAAGGTGTGGCTCGCCCCGGCGGTCACCGCGGAGGCGGGCCAGGCTCCGCCGCGCGGGTCGTCCAGCTCGGCGAACCGCTGGTTGCCCCCGGCGCAGATCAGGCCGTCGCGGGGACCGCGCGCCGGGAAGCCCTTGAGGCCTTCGACGCTCGGCGGCTCCCACTGGATCTGCCCGCAGTTGCGGACGGTGCCGTTGCCGCAGAGCTGCTGCCTGCTGACCGGCGAGTCGGTGTACCCGTGGCTCTGCGCGCTGCCGGAGGTGGCCAGCAGGGAGGCTCCGGCGATGCCGAGGCCGAGGAGTAAGGAGGTGATCTTTCTGCGCATGTGGTGCTCCTGGGGTGAGGGGTGGAGCTTGCGGACAGACGGACCGGGCGCGGCGGCTCACCGCATCCTGGTCTAGACCAAGACGGAGGCTAGTCCTGTCTTTTGGTCATGTCCATACCACTGAAAGACCCCGGCCCGAGGACCGGGGCCGACCTGTCCGCTCCGGACCCGCCCGTCAGCGCGCCGGCCCCGGAGCGCCCGGGGCCGCTCCGGCCCGACCGCCCTCACGACGAGTCGCGGACCACCAGCTCGGTGGGCAGCACCAGCGAAGGGCGCTCGTCGCCCGGGGCCCGGCCCGCGATCTCGTCCAGGAGGAGCTGCGTCATGCGGCGGCCCATCTCCTCGATGGGCTGGCGGACGCTGGTGAGGGCCGGGTGCATGTGACGGGCGACCACCGAGTCGTCGAAGCCGATCAGGGCCACGTCCTCGGGGATGCGGCGGTCCGCCTCGCGCAGGACCTGGCGGGCGCCGGCGGCCATCACGTCGGAGGCGACGAAGACCGCGTCGAGGCCGGGGCGGCGGGCCAGGAGGTCGCGCATGGCCCGCGCACCGCCCTCCTCGGTGAAGTCGGCGGGGGCGATGAGGCGCTCGTCGGGGGCCAGGCCCGCGGCGGAGACCGCCGCGCGGTAGCCGTCCAGGCGGCGCTGGGCGCCGTAGACCTCCAGGCGGCCGGTGATCGTGGCCACCTGGCGGCGGCCCCGGGAGACCAGGTGCTCGACGGCGGCCCGCGCACCCCCGAAGTTGTCCGAGTCGACCGAGGGCAGCGTCTCGGCCGCGTGCCGGGCACCGCTGATCACACAGGGCATGCCCAGCTGCTCCAGCAGCTCCGGCAGCGGGTCGTCGGCGTGCACGGCGACCAGGAGGACCCCGTCGACGCGGTGGGCGGTGAGGTACTGGGCGAGCCGGCGGCGCTCACGGTCGTTGCCCACGAGGGTGAGGAGCAGCTGCATCTCGGTGTCGGCCAGGGCCGCGCCGACGCCGCGCACGATCGCGGAGAAGTACGGCTCGGCGAAGAAGCGGGTCTCCGGCTCGGGCACCACCAGCGCGATGGCGTCGGTGCGGTTGCCCGCCAGGGCGCGGGCCGCGCGGTTGGGGACGTACCCCAGCTCCACCACGGCCGCCTCGACGGCCTGCCGGGTCGCCTCGCTGACCCGGGGCGAGCCGTTGATGACCCGCGAGGCGGTGCCCCGGCCGACCCCGGCCCGTGCCGCCACCTCTTCGAGCGTGGGCCGCCCGCCGCTCCGTACTCGCGCTGCCGCCATGGCCGCCTCCCCGTTCCCGGTCAATTTCTCACAGCCGTACAGTCAATCCAAGTCCTGGACCGATCACCCCGACGAGCGTACGGACAGTGTATTGGGAGCGCTCCCAACGACGGGGCGAAAAGCGCGGTGGGCCCGGTCGGGGAGACGACCGGGCCCACCGCCTCGACACCGGGTCAGGCGTCCGGGCCCGCGGCCGGGGGCAGCGCGTGGCGGGCGATCACGTCGCCGTACCAGAGGGCGCTGGACTTCGGCGTACGGCGCTGGGTCGCGTAGTCGACGTACACCGCGCCGAAGCGCTTCGCATAGCCGTAGCCCCACTCGAAGTTGTCCATCAGGGACCAGAGGAAGTAGCCCCGTACGTCCGCCCCGTCCGCCGCCGCCCGGCGTACCGCCTCCAGGTGGCCCCGCAGATAGGCGATCCGCTCCGGGTCGTGGACCCGCCCGTCCGCGTCCGGGGCGTCGTCGAAGGCCGCGCCGTTCTCGGTGACCATCAGCGGCAGGTCCGGGTGCTCGCGCGAGACGTCCATGAGGAGGTCGTAGAGACCCTCCGGCTTGACCGACCAGTTCATCGCGGTGACCGGCCGGCCCTCGGCGAGGTGGAAGGCCACGTGCTCCGAGCCGGGCCACGGGGAGTGCTCGCTGCTGCCGTGGCCGTCGTTGCGGGTGTCCCCGGCGCCGGAGACGGGCGTGCTGACGATGGTGGGCGTGTAGTAGTTGACGCCGAGCACGTCGATCGGGGCGGCGATGGCGGCGAGGTCGCCCGGACGGATCAACTCGGCCCAGTTCACCATGCGTTCGGTGTCGGTGAGCAAGTCCTCCGGGTACGCGCCCTTCAGCATCGGCCCGGTGAAGACCCGGTTGCCCACCGCGTCGATCCGGCGGGCCGCGTCCGCGTCCGCCTCGCTGCCGGTCAGCGGGCGCACCTGGTGGAGGTTGAGGGTGACCGAGATCTGCGCGGCAGCGGGGAGGTTGGCGCGCAGCGCCTCGGCCGCCCGGCCGTGGGCGAGGTTGAGGTGGTGGGCGGCCCGCAGCGCGGCGGCCGGTTCGGTGCGGCCGGGGGCGTGGACCCCGGAGCCGTAGCCGAGGAAGGCCGAGCACCAGGGCTCGTTCAGCGTCGTCCACATGCCCACGCGGTCACCCAGGGCGCGGGCCATGATGGCCGCGTAGTCCGCGAACCGTTCGGCCGTCGCACGCTCGGGCCAGCCGCCCGCGTCCTCCAACTCCTGCGGCAGGTCCCAGTGGTAGAGCGTGGCGACGGGCTTGATGCCGGCGGCGAGCAGCTCGTCGACGAGCGACCGGTAGAAGTCGAGACCGCGCTCCACCGCGGGCCCCCGGCCGGTGGGCTGGACGCGGGACCAGGAGACCGAGAAGCGGTACGCCTGGAGCCCGAGGCGCTTCATCAGGGCGACGTCGTCGCGGTAGCGGTGGAAGTGGTCGGCCGCCACGTCCCCGGTGTCCCCGCCGAGGGTCCGGCCGGGCGTGTGGCTGAAGGTGTCCCAGATGGAAGGGGTGCGGCCCATCTCGGCGGCCGCGCCCTCCACCTGGTACGCGGCGGTGGCCGCGCCCCAGAGGAAACCGGTCGGGAAGGGGGCCGTGGCGGCGGGGGCCTGCTGCGGGACCGTGTCAGGTCGGACGGCTGTCATGTGGGAGCGCTCCCTTGAGAAAGTGAGGGGTGAGGGGTGTGAGGAACGAGGACGGGGTGAGGCGGGAGGGACGGGACGCCGTCGGGTAGTGAAGGGTGGCTGGCCCTTCACCGCGCGGCGGTAGGTCGGCCCTCCACCGCGCGGCGGTCGGTCAGCCCTTCACCGCGCCGGACATGATCCCGCCGACGATCTTCTTGCCGAAGACCACGAACACCACCAGCAGCGGCAGCGTGCTGATCAGCGCGCCCGCCATCACGATGGACTGGTCGGGGGTGTAGGAGGCGCTGAGCTGGCCGAGGGCCACCTGAAGGGTCGGGTTCTGCTGGTTGAGGGCGAGGTAGGGCCAGAAGAAGTCGTTCCACGCCTGGACGAAGGTGAGCATCCCGAGCACCATCATCGCGGGGCGGGCCACCGGCAGCACCACGCTCACCACGATGCGGAGGTTGTTCGCGCCGTCGATCCTGGCCGCCTCGATCAGCTCGTACGGCAGCGCCTCGATCAGGTACTGGCGCATGAAGAACACGCCGAACGCGCTCACCAGCGTCGGGAAGATCACCGATTCGAGCTGCCCGCCCCAGCCGAGGCCGGACATCATCATGAACAGCGGGACGACGCTGAGCTGCGGCGGGATGGTGAGGGTGGCGATGACCGCGGTCATCAGCCAGCCCCGGCCCCGGAAGCGCATCTTGGCGAACGCGTAGCCGGCGAGGGTGCAGAAGAAGAGCGTCGCGAGGGTGATCGAGGACGAGACGATGACGCTGTTGAGGATCGCCTTGCCGAGGTTGGCCTGTTCCCAGGCGGTCTCTACGTTCTCCAGCAGCTTTCCGCCCGGCAGGAACGGCGGGGTGGAGGCGAGGACCTCGTCCTGGGTGCGGGAGGCCGCCACCAGGGTCCAGTAGAGCGGCAGCAGCGAGCCGAAACCGACGACGGCGAGCGCGACGTACGCGAACGGGCCGCCCCTCATCTGCTGTCCGGCGCCCATCCGGAAGCGGCTCGGGCGCCGCGGGGCGCTGCCCTTCGGGGCGGGTGCGAGCTTCACGGGGGCGGTGTGCGTAGGGCTGGTCATGGTCATGGAGGCGCTCCCGGTCAGACCGCGGACTTGCGGACGAATCGGCCGATGAACCAGTTGGCCGCGGCGATGATGAGCAGGAGGGCGAGCATCGCCCAGGCGACGGCGGCGGCCGGACCGAGGTGTCCGAGGTTCCAGCCGTAGTTGTAGAGGTAGATGCTGAGCGTCTCGTACTGGTTCTCGTTGCCGCCGGTGGCGCCCAGCGCGCCGCCCTCCAGCAGCAGCGGCTCGCCGAAGAGCTGCATGGAGCCGATGGTGGAGATGACGATGGTGAACAGGATCGTCGGCCGCAGCGAGGGGATGGTGACCTTGCGGAACTGCTGCCAGCGCGAGGCGCCGTCCAACGAGGCGGCCTCGTACAGGTCGTTGGGGACTGCCTGCATCGCCGCGAGGTAGATCAGCGCGTTGTAGCCGGTCCAGCGCCAGATGACGATGACGGAGATGGCGATCTTCGATGTCCAGTGCCCGTTGGACCAGTTGACGTCGTCGAAGCCGACGAGGCCGATGGCCCAGTTCAGCAGTCCGCCGTCGGCCCGGAACACCAGGGCGAAGACGAGGGCGGCCGAGGCGACCGAGGTCGCGTACGGGGTGAGGATGATCGTGCGCCAGAACGTGCTGGCCCGCAGGCGGTAGTTGAGGAGGTGGGCAAGGCCGAGGGCCACCAGGAGCTGCGGGACGGTGGAGATGACGCCGATCAGGAAGGTGTTGCTGACCGAGGTCCAGAACTCGGGGTCGTGCAGGATCTTGTCGAAGTTCTCCCAGCCCACCCACTCCATCGAGTCCAGGCCGGTCATCTCCACCCGGTGCAGGGCGATCCAGCCGGTGTAGAGGAGCGGGTAGAGCCCGAAGGCCCCGAAGACGAGGAAGAACGGGGCGATGTACGCGTACGGGGACGCCTTGTCGTCGAACCGCCACAGCCTGCTGCGCCACAACTGCCGCCGTTCGCTGGGCGGTTCCTTCTGCGGCTGGCGGGGCGGGGGTACGTACGCATCCCGGGTGGGGGTCGAGGTTGCCACGGGCGGGGAGTCCTTCCCTGGGTGCGCCGACGGACGGCCGGGGCGGCTGGAGGGGTGGGCGGGCGGCGGGGCGGGCGGGTGTCGCCCGCCCACCCCGGCTCGGGACCGGCTCGGGCCGGTCCGGTGTCAGGTGCCGGAGGTCAGCCGATGGCCTTGTCGATCGTCCGCACGGCCGCGTCCCAGGCGTCGTCGGGGCTGGTGCCGCGCTGCTCCATGTTGTTGATCTGGGTCGAGATGGAGTCCTTGATCACGCCGTCCTTCGGGCCGAGGACCGCCTCGGGGATGGACTTCGCGCCGTCGGCGTAGATCTGGCCGATGGGGGCGTCGTTGAAGTACGGCAGGGTCGCGTTCTTCACGTCCGGCAGGTCGTAGGCGCCCTGGTTGGACGGGAAGACGCCGATCGCCTTGAAGACGGCGGCCTGCTGCTCGGGGGCGGTCAGCCACTTGACGAGCTTGGTGGCCTCGGCGACGTTCTTCCCGGACTTCGGGACGGCGAGGAAGGAGCCGCCCCAGTTGGCGGAGGTGTCGCCGGGGGCGCTGGTGATGTCCCACTTGCCCTTGTTGGCGTCACCGGCGTAGGTGGAGATCTGGCCGGCCATCCAGGCGGGACAGACGACGGTGGCGACGGTGCTCTTGCGCAGGGCCGCCTGCCACTGGTCCTCGAACTGCGCCAGGCCCTGCGTCAGCTTCTTGGACGCGGCCTCGGCGGCGAGCTTCCAGCCCTTCTCGACGCCGGCGCTCTCCTGGTAGACCGGCTTGCCGCTCGCGTCGTAGTACTGCTCGGGGCTGGAGCTGACCACGGCGTTGAACATGGCGCTCGCGGAGTCCATGAAGTACGTGCCCTCGGGGGCCTTCTTCTTGTACCGCTCACCCAGCGCGAGGAAGTCCTCCCAGCCGCCCTCGGTCAGCTTCGCGACCTCGGCGCGGTCGGTGGGCAGTCCGGCCTTCTCGAACAGCTCACGGTTGTAGCAGAGGGACATGGGGCCGATGTCGGTGCCCGCGCCGATGACCGCGCCGCTGGGGGCGGTGGCCTGCTTCGCCTTCCACGACACCCACTCGTCCACGCCGATCGTCTTGGAGAGGTCGGCGAAGGAGTCCGCCTTGGTGTCGACGATCTCCTTGATCCGGCCGACCTCGATGCCCTGGACGTCGGCGAGGCCGCTGCCGGAGTTCAGCTGCTGGAGGAGCTTGGGGTAGTAGTTCTTCTCCTCGGCGGTGGTGTCCTCCTTGACCGTGATCTTCGGGTTCAGCTCGTGGTACTTCTCGAAGAGCCCGGCCTCCTTGTACCCGAACTGCCCGAAGTCGGCGAGGGTCAGGGTGATGTTCCCGTCCGCGTCGGCTCCCTTGTCCGAGTCGGACGAGCCGCCGCATCCGGTGAGGAGGAGGGCGGTGACCGTGATGCCCGTGGTGGCCACGAAGGCGGTTCTCCTGCGTCGACCGGCAACGCTGCGGGTGATGCGCATTCCACTGCTCCTTGTTCCGGGGTGGTACCGGCGCTGTTCCGCGAGGCAGGGCGGAGGGCGTCGGATCTGGTGCGGGAAGAGGAAGCGCGCGAGACCTTCCCCCAGAGTGGGAGCGCTCCCATGCGCCGTTGCCGGAAGGTTGCTGCCTGAAGGGGGTGGGTGTCAAGAGTTGAAGACGATTCCGTTGCCGAGGGATGTCCGGCGCGTCACCGAGGGGGCGTTGGGCCGCCCTCCCATCGGAAGGTGAACGGGGGCAGGCCGGGCCGGGCGAGCTGCCGGGGCACTCGACCCCTGTTAATTTCTCCTTTATGTACCTTTTGATCATCCAGGTCGCCGACCCCAGCCCCGGTGAGT
The nucleotide sequence above comes from Streptomyces sp. NBC_01116. Encoded proteins:
- the glmS gene encoding glutamine--fructose-6-phosphate transaminase (isomerizing) encodes the protein MCGIVGYIGRRDVAPLLLEGLQRLEYRGYDSAGIVITGKAAAGRPGALKMVKAKGRVRELEAKVPKRFAGTTGIAHTRWATHGAPSDENAHPHLDAENKVAVVHNGIIDNASELRAKLTADGIVFLSETDTEVLVHLIARAQADTLEEKVREALRHVEGTYGIAVLHADFNDRIVVARNGSPVVLGIGEKEMFVASDVAALVAHTRQVVTLDDGEMATLKADDFRTYTTEGSTTTATPTTVEWEAESYDMGGHDTYMHKEISEQADAVDRVLRGRIDDRFSTVHLGGLNLDAREARGVRRIKILGCGTSYHAGQIGAQLIEELARIPADAEPASEFRYRNPVVDPDTLYVAVSQSGETYDVLAAVQELKRKGARVLGVVNVVGSAIAREADGGTYVHAGPEVCVVSTKCFTNTVVAFALLALHLGRIRDLSVADGKRIIDGLRRLPDQISEILAGEDEIKRLAAEYADAKSMMFIGRVRGYPVAREASLKLKEVSYIHAEAYPASELKHGPLALIEPAMPTVAIVPDDDLLEKNRAAMEEIKARSGRILAVAHQVQEKADHTIVVPKNENELDPILMGIPLQLFAYHTALAMGRDIDKPRNLAKSVTVE
- a CDS encoding universal stress protein, with the translated sequence MAGHEIPEPKDRKPVADPGSEPRTVEEARHACDPAFRHGVVVGFDGSTSSERALAYAIGMAGRSGSGLIIVHVANRLPTTVWAGCEPPVFVDVPDHRTEVLGLELACADYLSEVPWVLVERGGDICHELEEVGREYAADAIVVGSTHGIVGRIFGSVAGRLARRAQRPVIVIP
- a CDS encoding helix-turn-helix domain-containing protein: MSQDSAAATEAARKLTGRRRREVVAVLLFSGGPIFESSIPLSVFGIDRQDAGVPRYRLLVCGGEEGPLRTTGGLELTAPYGLEAISRAGTVVVPAWRSITSPPPAEALDALRRAHEEGARIVGLCTGAFVLAAAGLLDGRPATTHWMYAPTLAKRYPSVHVDPRELFVDDGDVLTSAGTAAGIDLCLHIVRTDHGTEAAGALARRLVVPPRRSGGQERYLDRSLPEEIGSDPLAEVVAWALEHLHEQFDVETLAARAYMSRRTFDRRFRSLTGSAPLQWLITQRVLQAQRLLETSDYSVDEVAGRCGFRSPVALRGHFRRQLGSSPAAYRAAYRARRPQGVAESAATVVETMVPSQGPPSGRRGSPLSSSAVAMAASVGSGELSLPGPDAYVPGRPALPGQRSAP
- the orn gene encoding oligoribonuclease, which translates into the protein MNDRMVWIDCEMTGLSLTDDALIEVAALVTDSELNVLGEGVDIVIRPPDAALETMPEVVRQMHTASGLLDELAGGTTLAEAEEQVLAYVREHVKEPGKAPLCGNSVGTDRGFLARDMRELEGYLHYRIVDVSSVKELARRWYPRAYFNSPAKNGNHRALADIRDSITELRYYREAVFVPQPGPDSERAKEIAARLSAPAAP
- a CDS encoding lytic polysaccharide monooxygenase — protein: MRRKITSLLLGLGIAGASLLATSGSAQSHGYTDSPVSRQQLCGNGTVRNCGQIQWEPPSVEGLKGFPARGPRDGLICAGGNQRFAELDDPRGGAWPASAVTAGASHTFRWRITARHATTDFRYYVTKDGYDPAKPLTRADLDPQPFLTVPFGGRQPGATVTHAGNLPQKSGKHLILGVWTIADTGNAFYACSDVTF
- a CDS encoding LacI family DNA-binding transcriptional regulator, yielding MAAARVRSGGRPTLEEVAARAGVGRGTASRVINGSPRVSEATRQAVEAAVVELGYVPNRAARALAGNRTDAIALVVPEPETRFFAEPYFSAIVRGVGAALADTEMQLLLTLVGNDRERRRLAQYLTAHRVDGVLLVAVHADDPLPELLEQLGMPCVISGARHAAETLPSVDSDNFGGARAAVEHLVSRGRRQVATITGRLEVYGAQRRLDGYRAAVSAAGLAPDERLIAPADFTEEGGARAMRDLLARRPGLDAVFVASDVMAAGARQVLREADRRIPEDVALIGFDDSVVARHMHPALTSVRQPIEEMGRRMTQLLLDEIAGRAPGDERPSLVLPTELVVRDSS
- a CDS encoding GH1 family beta-glucosidase, translated to MTAVRPDTVPQQAPAATAPFPTGFLWGAATAAYQVEGAAAEMGRTPSIWDTFSHTPGRTLGGDTGDVAADHFHRYRDDVALMKRLGLQAYRFSVSWSRVQPTGRGPAVERGLDFYRSLVDELLAAGIKPVATLYHWDLPQELEDAGGWPERATAERFADYAAIMARALGDRVGMWTTLNEPWCSAFLGYGSGVHAPGRTEPAAALRAAHHLNLAHGRAAEALRANLPAAAQISVTLNLHQVRPLTGSEADADAARRIDAVGNRVFTGPMLKGAYPEDLLTDTERMVNWAELIRPGDLAAIAAPIDVLGVNYYTPTIVSTPVSGAGDTRNDGHGSSEHSPWPGSEHVAFHLAEGRPVTAMNWSVKPEGLYDLLMDVSREHPDLPLMVTENGAAFDDAPDADGRVHDPERIAYLRGHLEAVRRAAADGADVRGYFLWSLMDNFEWGYGYAKRFGAVYVDYATQRRTPKSSALWYGDVIARHALPPAAGPDA
- a CDS encoding carbohydrate ABC transporter permease, with protein sequence MTMTSPTHTAPVKLAPAPKGSAPRRPSRFRMGAGQQMRGGPFAYVALAVVGFGSLLPLYWTLVAASRTQDEVLASTPPFLPGGKLLENVETAWEQANLGKAILNSVIVSSSITLATLFFCTLAGYAFAKMRFRGRGWLMTAVIATLTIPPQLSVVPLFMMMSGLGWGGQLESVIFPTLVSAFGVFFMRQYLIEALPYELIEAARIDGANNLRIVVSVVLPVARPAMMVLGMLTFVQAWNDFFWPYLALNQQNPTLQVALGQLSASYTPDQSIVMAGALISTLPLLVVFVVFGKKIVGGIMSGAVKG
- a CDS encoding carbohydrate ABC transporter permease, which encodes MATSTPTRDAYVPPPRQPQKEPPSERRQLWRSRLWRFDDKASPYAYIAPFFLVFGAFGLYPLLYTGWIALHRVEMTGLDSMEWVGWENFDKILHDPEFWTSVSNTFLIGVISTVPQLLVALGLAHLLNYRLRASTFWRTIILTPYATSVASAALVFALVFRADGGLLNWAIGLVGFDDVNWSNGHWTSKIAISVIVIWRWTGYNALIYLAAMQAVPNDLYEAASLDGASRWQQFRKVTIPSLRPTILFTIVISTIGSMQLFGEPLLLEGGALGATGGNENQYETLSIYLYNYGWNLGHLGPAAAVAWAMLALLLIIAAANWFIGRFVRKSAV